A window from Candidatus Margulisiibacteriota bacterium encodes these proteins:
- a CDS encoding SMP-30/gluconolactonase/LRE family protein, whose product MQKFTSTGAFIDKFGTFGTFEANYKNPNGLCFTRTYDTFLVADRSNHRFVERSLDGSAPEVWGTQGTSDGQLDYPRDVGVEGALNQAFEVDAARVQVFGAHTGAFIRRWGTGGAAPGQFDSPCGIAVDRTAQWVYVADTGNHRVQKFSFYGTFEATWGSYGSGNGQFHSPKGIEVDTDGNVYVADTLNHRVQKFNPTGSLMAIWGSYGTGDGQFVTPETLAVYGTKEVYVADTGNHRIQKFVKQ is encoded by the coding sequence GTGCAAAAATTCACTTCGACCGGCGCATTTATCGATAAATTCGGCACGTTCGGTACCTTTGAGGCCAATTATAAAAATCCGAACGGGCTCTGTTTTACCAGGACTTATGATACTTTTCTGGTCGCGGATAGAAGCAACCACCGGTTCGTTGAACGGAGTCTTGATGGTAGTGCTCCAGAGGTGTGGGGAACGCAGGGGACCAGCGACGGTCAATTGGATTATCCGCGTGATGTGGGGGTAGAGGGGGCATTAAATCAGGCTTTTGAAGTTGATGCCGCCAGGGTCCAAGTGTTCGGCGCACATACCGGTGCTTTTATTAGGAGATGGGGAACAGGCGGTGCGGCGCCGGGGCAGTTTGATTCGCCCTGCGGCATCGCGGTCGATCGCACCGCTCAATGGGTCTACGTTGCCGATACCGGTAATCACCGGGTCCAAAAATTCAGTTTTTACGGCACGTTTGAGGCAACCTGGGGATCGTATGGGTCAGGCAATGGTCAATTTCATTCTCCCAAGGGGATAGAAGTAGATACTGACGGCAACGTTTATGTGGCCGACACCTTGAACCATCGCGTCCAGAAATTTAATCCAACGGGGAGTTTAATGGCGATCTGGGGAAGTTACGGAACCGGGGATGGTCAGTTTGTCACCCCGGAAACGCTGGCCGTTTACGGAACGAAAGAGGTTTATGTGGCCGATACCGGCAATCACCGGATCCAGAAGTTCGTAAAGCAATAA
- a CDS encoding L,D-transpeptidase, with the protein MRKPISTVLLLLALVTGALAQDGFESLRLINAANWGKLFNEMLGAIAPSKGDLHFAPVDAYLLYRILPVGLPLTVKPYHLAGADPSFRPEAIPFLADITLAETDIEKHQKRLGQNASAAVYPSLGRLFLLADGAPYAQVRVAAGPVEDFLLPNDPFLNKQTPAGWYKLSARTNHYLSGAFYEESVVPFGAWLQPVNGTWSYQEGGAWFRLPGRIAADLAAAPDRRVGRYFDVQTDSDGRITAARWGDNRFGRYALFWSVDGRVGSPFSGYAPGGAVFEQVMLTKDLVELLTAPGPDDFDAAVSRNRDLANYQASGSVKPALTPAEAKAVGEFTEDRLPREKGARRAALGRYWQVQTDQLALARRAGWYERIRREWPFFRQLREQLRADFTRMGVYALENRQNVLEEWLTDRLEYRTVTPPGEAKYVQELNFSTFFRPVEKPSVFTERERAVMKTVIRRAASGEAGGLALRSVMALNEYNFGLILNDILGDLYKSHGCIHVSPRNSYFLYEILPLGAEMVVHPYTDRLSAEAIAAVPPLANLVNYAEDLEKLKAAFADRKAVRIDVYPSSGFWLVSLDGKPFARLAVKGGAQKVMQMVMSRDAKGRPVFEAALAYPTSPGRFRILKRTTNYVSNLYRDTTIIPMGGEIVSRGDHWSFQDSTGQWRDLPASVADDLNKPSEARQYTFYDPAVNASGEVASVKWGSHPFGKYALITTKDGRTAWPELIHSSGDLIMEERQLINDLIYVLAAPHDALDDCLDNSPNFGLYKDCYDFVSGVNSGEVLGDRERAAYKLHYGLPRTASEEATLPPDTVAAYRSNRGGLKMKLDQRKIDGLVYDNYMYVVTVEKYAHHYATLRRYWQELSGLRLAMLRDFNDFVVKDPVIFHSFMRELMLARTRLERLSQENAIRQLAKLLE; encoded by the coding sequence ATGCGCAAGCCAATATCGACCGTTCTGCTTCTCCTGGCCCTGGTGACCGGCGCGCTGGCGCAGGACGGCTTTGAAAGTCTCCGCCTGATCAACGCCGCCAACTGGGGAAAACTGTTCAACGAAATGCTCGGCGCAATCGCCCCCAGCAAAGGGGACTTGCATTTTGCCCCGGTCGACGCCTATCTGCTTTACCGGATCCTGCCGGTCGGTTTGCCGTTAACGGTCAAGCCGTATCACCTGGCCGGCGCTGATCCCTCTTTTCGGCCCGAGGCCATACCGTTTTTGGCCGATATCACGCTGGCCGAGACCGACATCGAGAAACACCAGAAAAGATTAGGCCAGAACGCGTCGGCGGCCGTTTATCCCTCGCTCGGCCGTCTTTTCTTGCTGGCGGACGGAGCGCCCTACGCCCAGGTCAGGGTCGCGGCCGGCCCGGTCGAGGACTTTCTTTTACCCAACGACCCGTTCCTGAACAAACAGACCCCGGCCGGATGGTACAAGCTGTCGGCCCGGACCAATCATTATTTAAGCGGCGCTTTCTACGAAGAATCGGTCGTCCCGTTCGGCGCCTGGCTCCAGCCGGTCAACGGGACCTGGAGCTATCAGGAAGGCGGAGCGTGGTTCCGGCTGCCGGGCCGGATCGCGGCCGACCTGGCCGCCGCTCCCGACCGGCGGGTTGGCCGTTATTTCGACGTGCAGACCGATAGCGACGGCCGGATAACGGCGGCGCGCTGGGGCGACAACCGGTTCGGACGTTACGCGCTCTTTTGGTCGGTCGACGGCCGGGTCGGTTCGCCGTTTAGCGGCTATGCTCCCGGCGGAGCGGTTTTTGAACAAGTCATGTTGACCAAGGACCTGGTCGAATTGCTGACCGCGCCCGGACCGGATGATTTTGACGCGGCCGTCAGCCGGAACCGCGACCTGGCAAACTATCAGGCCAGCGGCTCGGTAAAACCGGCGTTGACGCCGGCGGAGGCAAAAGCGGTCGGCGAATTCACCGAGGACCGGCTGCCGCGGGAAAAAGGGGCGCGGCGAGCGGCTCTCGGCCGTTACTGGCAGGTGCAGACCGATCAGCTGGCCTTGGCCAGGCGTGCCGGCTGGTATGAGCGGATCAGGCGGGAATGGCCGTTTTTCCGGCAATTGCGGGAACAGCTGCGGGCCGACTTTACGCGAATGGGCGTTTATGCGCTGGAAAACCGGCAGAACGTGCTGGAGGAGTGGTTAACCGACCGGTTGGAATACCGGACCGTCACGCCGCCCGGCGAAGCGAAGTATGTCCAGGAGCTGAACTTTTCGACTTTTTTCCGTCCCGTGGAAAAGCCCTCGGTCTTCACCGAGCGCGAACGGGCGGTGATGAAAACGGTCATCCGCCGGGCGGCAAGCGGCGAGGCTGGCGGGTTAGCTCTGCGCTCGGTCATGGCGCTTAACGAGTACAACTTCGGTCTGATCCTGAACGATATCCTGGGGGACCTCTATAAGAGCCACGGCTGCATCCACGTCTCCCCGCGCAACAGCTATTTCCTTTACGAGATCCTGCCGCTTGGGGCGGAGATGGTCGTCCACCCGTATACCGACCGGCTCAGCGCAGAAGCGATCGCCGCCGTGCCGCCGCTGGCCAACCTGGTCAATTACGCGGAAGACCTGGAAAAGTTAAAAGCCGCCTTTGCCGACCGGAAAGCCGTGCGGATCGACGTTTATCCGAGCTCTGGTTTTTGGCTGGTTAGCCTGGATGGTAAGCCGTTCGCCCGGTTAGCCGTCAAGGGCGGAGCGCAAAAAGTGATGCAGATGGTGATGAGCCGCGATGCCAAGGGGCGTCCGGTCTTTGAAGCCGCACTGGCTTACCCAACTTCGCCCGGGCGGTTCCGGATCTTGAAGCGGACGACCAATTACGTTTCCAATCTTTACCGCGATACGACGATCATCCCGATGGGCGGGGAGATCGTCAGCCGGGGGGACCACTGGTCCTTTCAGGACAGCACCGGCCAATGGCGCGACCTGCCGGCTAGCGTGGCCGACGACCTGAACAAGCCGAGCGAAGCGCGGCAATATACTTTTTACGACCCGGCCGTCAACGCCAGCGGCGAGGTCGCCAGCGTCAAGTGGGGGAGCCACCCGTTCGGCAAGTACGCGCTGATCACGACCAAGGACGGCCGGACCGCCTGGCCGGAGCTGATCCATTCGTCCGGCGACCTGATCATGGAAGAGCGGCAACTGATCAATGATCTGATCTATGTCCTGGCGGCGCCGCACGACGCGCTGGACGATTGTCTTGATAACAGCCCCAACTTCGGCCTGTACAAGGATTGTTACGATTTTGTCAGCGGCGTTAACTCCGGCGAGGTTTTGGGGGACCGGGAACGGGCCGCCTACAAGCTGCATTACGGCCTGCCCAGGACGGCGAGCGAGGAAGCGACTTTGCCGCCGGATACGGTGGCTGCTTACCGGTCCAATCGGGGAGGGCTCAAAATGAAGCTGGACCAGCGGAAGATCGACGGCTTGGTCTACGATAATTACATGTACGTAGTGACGGTCGAGAAATACGCCCACCATTACGCGACGCTGCGGCGTTACTGGCAGGAGCTGAGCGGTTTAAGATTAGCGATGCTCCGGGACTTCAATGATTTCGTGGTCAAAGACCCGGTGATCTTTCATTCGTTCATGAGGGAATTAATGCTGGCTCGGACCCGCCTGGAGCGGTTGTCGCAGGAGAACGCCATTAGGCAATTAGCGAAATTGCTCGAGTAG
- a CDS encoding TMEM175 family protein: MDEKQPEHHHQLSTHRIEGLSDGIFAFAMTLLVLDLQFPDAAASSGISLSSLLFGQIPRFFNFLLSFVLLAVFWVIHTQQFHHIRKMDKLLLWINIGLLAAIVLIPFSASLEGDFEGQMLAELFFAGNMFLVGLFFLANWAYAVKGKHFTDRPLEEDFINSSLIASMTIPAVSLLAMLGALVFPRHSANIFLLIPLIMTVINWRSKRRRKA, from the coding sequence ATGGACGAAAAACAGCCGGAACACCATCACCAGCTCTCCACCCACCGGATCGAAGGATTATCGGACGGGATCTTTGCTTTCGCCATGACGCTCCTCGTCCTGGACCTGCAGTTCCCGGACGCCGCCGCCAGTTCCGGGATCTCGCTTTCCTCCCTGCTCTTTGGCCAGATCCCCCGCTTCTTCAACTTCCTGCTCAGTTTTGTCCTGCTGGCCGTTTTCTGGGTGATCCACACCCAGCAATTCCATCACATCAGGAAGATGGACAAGCTCCTCCTCTGGATCAACATCGGCCTGCTCGCCGCCATCGTCCTGATCCCGTTCTCGGCGTCGCTGGAAGGTGATTTTGAAGGACAGATGCTGGCGGAGCTCTTCTTTGCCGGGAATATGTTCCTGGTCGGCCTCTTCTTCCTGGCCAATTGGGCCTACGCGGTGAAAGGGAAACATTTTACCGACCGGCCGTTGGAAGAGGATTTCATCAACTCTTCGCTGATCGCCTCCATGACGATCCCGGCCGTCTCCCTGCTGGCGATGCTCGGCGCGCTTGTTTTCCCCCGGCACAGCGCCAACATCTTCCTGCTGATCCCGCTGATCATGACCGTCATCAACTGGCGGTCAAAGCGCCGGCGCAAAGCTTAG